The following is a genomic window from Apis cerana isolate GH-2021 linkage group LG6, AcerK_1.0, whole genome shotgun sequence.
TTTAATCgtctttatagaaattttgtacGTCTTTAATACagaatttatctttcatttctaattcatcacattttttaatttttttctatttaaatagttaaacgattttttttcatcattttgttcattatctttatatatatatatatattttcatatattttcatatatatttcatatatattttcatatatttcatatattcatatgaaaatattgctttaatttatgattttgaaataaaaaataaagatttcttattattcctCTAATATTTgtatgcaattaaaatttgaacattaaatttacatgtattttattgaaaaattaatattttttattaattttcttataatataaaaatattaaaaaactaaattaaatttttaaatatttttttctttttaaatatgttttgaaatatattaagttttttgttcttataatacattttttttattcttatatcattcattgttgttatatatgttgatattacatatttatatgacacatttttattttacttattttacttactttatttattaaaatacatcatTAAAATAGGAATGTTTAttaagataagaaataattcgataatcagaattagtattattaattaatttaatatattaatggaatatttttttgattgtatTATCAGTTTCGAattcaatacaatttaaattattttcgttacatttttttctaagatGTAGGTCATATAGTCCCCTTCTTGTACCTATCCTAGACAAGCGAATCTAGGCTGTGAGCAGTACCGGGTGCATATAGGTATCGATCGTAAAACGGCGTTGCTGCAGCCTGGCCTGGTGTACCGGCGAAACTGGGTTACCTACCTAACCTATACACATCATTCGCGGATCTTGTTCCTCATTTGAACAAAGTCGAGTACGCCTCTCGTGTTTCTTCTCTGTATTTATGCGTTCGTGCAGTTTCGCCCACGCATGACATATGTTCGTGTATCTTCGTGACtcgtctctcttttctttctctgtttGCTTCATCGTTCTGAATGTCGTTAAGAAATGTACTGTCCTCATCGTCTCTTTTCttcatctataataataatagaagcaTATtcgctataatatatatattctatgatCACGGAGATGTTTTGATTCATTCaaatcaatgtttattattgtgAAGAAAgcagtttaaattaaaaaattggattttacCTTTATcgtcttattatttatctagaaAAAGGAatgattcattcttttttttaaaaagattttttgaaaagatataattattaatcataattcaaGGAATGttaaataactaatatatttatttaaagaaaaatttataacagaatttttttgttacatgtatatttcaatatatataagtatatatatgaatgattccaatacataatataaaattataatattaattctttgaaatatataatgccttaaaaataataaagaatattaatcaatctataaatatttacattaattttatttataaaaatttttttaaatttttgtgaaaaattgaattttcattcatgtgaaataattttaacatttttttaaataaatgtaaattttttaatataattattaatatattatatgaataatataaaaataatcaattttatataaattatgtagtatttataaattataaattatttttattatattataggtgCGTAATATAGGTTCTATTAATTtggtaataattaatgaaaattaaaagtattatttatttataatttatcttgtttatattaatttacttaatttgaatttttaaaaattttgaaatattttgaaaaacatcTATATCAATATGCATGTTTGATTCTTGCGGTAATAAAAACTGAATACAAATATACGGGTGTGACAAAGTTAAAGCGAATAAACTATATGTGCGCATGCACAAGGCTGCACGTCACCTTACCCTCAAGTGTTGTGGGGCTGCGCCTACTGCATTCATGCGAGTTGAAGGGTCTGCCGTGTCGACGTCCATTACGCATGCGCAGGGTTTTGCACTCTGTCCACTGGTCTGCGCACGCGGCCGTAGGTATATATCTTCCATTCGGTGGGTTTGACTACTTTTCAGGGCCGTAGCGTAACACGTGTATTTTgcttttatgatatttgaattctttaatattttaataaaaatgtatataaaataatagatacataccatttatttgcataatttaaaatatatttcataaaataatctgAATCTTATTtgctctaaaaaaataaaaatttattaagaaaaaatatttataaaaattgacattttaatatatttaaaaataaaaaaagaatttttattatgataaaaataaaataaatttattcatttaattattttgaacaattcacttaattattttcttttctgtatataaaaaataatatataattaattttttattaaatattatttaaatattttgtttagtaaaattaaaataattttacaaaattttaaatcaagttTGAAAGGGTACTTATAAAATCACTACACAGTCCTGTCGCTCCTTAGTTGCAGAGCGAAACGGGTAGGGGGCCGCGGGTCGCGATTCGTGAGTCGTGTGAGAAGGACTAGCCTGCATCAGTCTCCGTCGCGTCCCTTGCAAAAGGGTACGCTTGTCTTCACatcattgttaatttatttctcctaTTTCTGAGTGCACACATTACATTGCTATAAACGCGtacgttaaatatatattaagcttCGATTgcaatatcgaataaataaaattcttgaaaaaggGTGATATTTTGGAACTTATGGTCTCCGAGAAAGAATCTCACGCAACCTAGGAACAACTTGACGCCGTCaattttctgtttaatttaaaatcttatattgcACTTTTTTTTGAGCATATACGCGAGTGCTATTAAACATTCATAGTGTTACTAAAACGTGCGTGCGTAGTGTTGCGAGTAATTCGCTTCTTTACCT
Proteins encoded in this region:
- the LOC107999677 gene encoding uncharacterized protein LOC107999677, whose amino-acid sequence is MEDIYLRPRAQTSGQSAKPCACVMDVDTADPSTRMNAVGAAPQHLRMKKRDDEDSTFLNDIQNDEANRERKERRVTKIHEHMSCVGETARTHKYREETREAYSTLFK